One Phycisphaeraceae bacterium genomic window, TGCCCGTTCTCACATTCACGACGGCCGAGGGCCGCGCGATCGAGTTCAAGTCCCGGAATCAAGACCTGTTGGCCTACCCGCCGTACAAGTACGCGGTCGGTCAGAAGTGGCCAGTCGTGTACGTTCCCGCCGAGCCGGAACGAGCCGAAATCGACGACTCGAGCCTGCGGCAGCCAGACGGAGATGTTCTGCAAAAGGCAGGCTTCATCTGGTGCGGTGCGATGACAGCGCTTTTCGCGCTTCTTGGAGTCTGGCTGGCACGGCGTCAGAAACCGGCGACACCTTGACGCAGCCGGTCGCAAGGCCGCAGCAACAAGAAAGCTCCGGGCTTCGATGACTCAGAGCAATAGCCAGTTCTAAGACACCCAGCCCGGGCACTGCGGCGAACCCGGCATAATGTCGGAGTTCGCAATCAGTGCATCCGGGTGCCGGGTCGCTGAGTTTGATCGTTGAACGCAGGGAGCTGACATGTCAGCAAATAATGATTTTCCACTACCGGAAGGCTTGCCCGTTCCGGTAGATGACGGTGCTGCCGACCATCTTCCCGGTTTGGAGATGCCGCCATTGGTGTTGCTGAGTACTGACGGCTCCGAGGTGAATCTGGCAGACATTGAGGGTTATTGGGTTCTATACATCTACCCAATGACGGGTCGGCCAGGCGTTGCGCTGCCTGATGGCTGGGACGTCATTCCAGGCGCACGGGGATGTACGCCGCAATCGTGTGGTTTTCGAGACCATTACGCGGAGCTGCAAGCGTTCAATAGCCGTGTCTTTGGATTGAGCACTCAAGACTCCGACTACCAGCGAGAGGCTCGGAACAGACTTCATCTGCCGTTTCACTTGCTGAGTGATTCTGGACTCAAGCTGAAGCATCAGCTCGGGCTGCCCACTTTTCAGGCCGCCGGGATGGAACTGTTCAAGCGATTGACGCTGATTGGCAATCATCGTCGCATAGCAAAGGTGTTCTATCCGGTCTTCCCGCCAAATCAGAACGCCGAGGATGTGCTGGCTTGGTTCAAAGCAAACACATGAAAAAGTCAATGCCTCGCCGACCTCGCCACGACTTCAGGCAAACCACACCGCCTGCTGACAGGTAAACCCCGCGTCCGTGGTCCCCGGTTGATCTTGATGATTTCACGAATCATCTCCAGTAAGCATTCGCAGAACGCTGGAAAACTCCCTTGACAAACGGTTTCGATGGCGGTTGGTGACGCTCGCTCAGGCCGTCCGCAACAGCGGTGCAGACCGCACGTGGGACGAACTATCCCGCCTCCTCCAGAACAACGAGGAGATGTTCGACGCGCACGGACATCGGCGAAATCTG contains:
- a CDS encoding DUF3592 domain-containing protein, whose translation is MIRKVLVVAWLASTVPVVGAIGLLHQSNARKAAFCAAATGRAEGQVVKIDHENGRRIRLVPVLTFTTAEGRAIEFKSRNQDLLAYPPYKYAVGQKWPVVYVPAEPERAEIDDSSLRQPDGDVLQKAGFIWCGAMTALFALLGVWLARRQKPATP
- a CDS encoding peroxiredoxin: MSANNDFPLPEGLPVPVDDGAADHLPGLEMPPLVLLSTDGSEVNLADIEGYWVLYIYPMTGRPGVALPDGWDVIPGARGCTPQSCGFRDHYAELQAFNSRVFGLSTQDSDYQREARNRLHLPFHLLSDSGLKLKHQLGLPTFQAAGMELFKRLTLIGNHRRIAKVFYPVFPPNQNAEDVLAWFKANT